The sequence below is a genomic window from Denitratisoma sp. DHT3.
CGGATACCGGATTGCCCAGGTGCGGCATCTCCCAGTCCAGCGCCGCCACGCATTGCGTGCCCCGGTAGAGGCAGTTGCCGACCTTGGAGTCGCCCCAGCACAGTGCCACCGGCTCCGGGTCGCGCGGCTGATTGGCTTCCACCCAGTCCAGCATCCGGCGCAACAGCGGGTAGGGACGGCGGCGGCCTTCCACCCAGGCCAGGTAGCCGCGGTAGTAGGCGATCATCTGCGCCAGGGGCGTCTTGCCCAGATGCGGACGATCGAGGAAATCGAAGCCGCGGGCGCGCCAGTCCACCCGGTTGATCGCGGCGATGGTGTCGACGCACTGGCGCCAGACCTCGCCCTGCTCGGCCGGGCTCATGTCGTGCAGCCAGCCCGCGGCGTGGTAGGGCGGATTCTCCAGCGGCGCGAGGCCCTCGATCCGGTCCATCAGATAGAAGGGCACGCCGAACGGGCTGTCTTGGTCGCAGAAGCCGAGCAGTCCGGGCACCGGCACGTCGCTGCCCTGCAACAGATCCATGCAGCGATACTGCAACTTCAGGTCGTACTCGGGGAATACGGCCGTGGCGCGGGGCTGCAGGCGCGCCACCAGGGGCCGCCGTTCGAGCTGGCCGTTGC
It includes:
- a CDS encoding phosphotransferase family protein, whose amino-acid sequence is MKQDAATVAAKLTHWLAGAFPDARDIAVNNLKMPSSGFSNETWLLDLDWRRNGQLERRPLVARLQPRATAVFPEYDLKLQYRCMDLLQGSDVPVPGLLGFCDQDSPFGVPFYLMDRIEGLAPLENPPYHAAGWLHDMSPAEQGEVWRQCVDTIAAINRVDWRARGFDFLDRPHLGKTPLAQMIAYYRGYLAWVEGRRRPYPLLRRMLDWVEANQPRDPEPVALCWGDSKVGNCLYRGTQCVAALDWEMPHLGNPVSDLSWVLMLDRALCDGIGIPRLPGFADRAATAARWAEQSGHDAGHLAYYEVFSALKFSAIMAAITTAYVTHGMLPEDTDMDLRNPGSAVLALYAAEYGIDLGS